A DNA window from bacterium contains the following coding sequences:
- a CDS encoding ATP-binding cassette domain-containing protein: MRVELNDIHKSFGAVRANDGITLAAEPGSIHGLLGENGAGKSTLMKILSGVLQPDRGQILLDGRPVRLASPAAAVRTGIGMVHQDPLDFPSLTVLDNFLLGAPGGLVPDRTGARRTLQTLAARFGFAAHPEARGEQLTVGERQQMEILRLLWLGVRVLILDEPTTAISASQRTQLFGALRAMAAQGNAVFFVSHKLEEIQELCSRVTVLRRGRVAGEAPVPAETGALVRLMFGQEIPRAARARPVLGPPVLEIAGLTVSDLRLSLERVSLEVRAGEVVGLAGLEGSGQRLFLHACAGLVRPIEGRVRIGGRELAGRSYRDFLAAHVAYLPAGRLGEGLVPGLTLAAHVAIAERRPSPLVDWPGVHRSAARRIREFNIRGAPETDVGALSGGNQQRALLALLPDRVTVLLMEHPTRGLDLESAEEIWRRLLERRADGTAIVFSSSDLDELRDRSDRIVVFSGGRVAGPIDARATTVEQLGELIGGRPL, encoded by the coding sequence ATGCGGGTCGAGCTCAACGACATCCATAAGTCGTTCGGCGCGGTCCGCGCGAACGACGGCATCACGCTCGCCGCCGAGCCCGGCAGCATTCACGGCCTGCTCGGCGAGAACGGCGCCGGCAAGAGCACGTTGATGAAGATACTGTCCGGGGTGCTCCAGCCGGACCGCGGGCAGATTCTCCTGGACGGCCGGCCGGTGCGGCTCGCGTCACCCGCGGCGGCGGTGCGCACCGGGATCGGGATGGTGCACCAGGATCCCCTCGACTTCCCGTCGCTGACCGTGCTGGACAACTTTCTGCTCGGCGCCCCCGGCGGCTTGGTCCCGGATCGCACGGGGGCGCGCCGGACGCTCCAAACCCTCGCCGCGCGATTCGGCTTCGCGGCCCATCCCGAGGCGCGCGGCGAACAGCTGACGGTCGGCGAGCGGCAGCAGATGGAAATCCTGCGCCTGCTCTGGCTCGGCGTGCGCGTCCTCATCCTCGACGAGCCGACGACGGCGATTTCCGCCTCGCAGCGCACACAATTGTTCGGCGCGCTGCGGGCGATGGCGGCGCAGGGCAACGCCGTCTTTTTCGTCTCGCACAAGCTCGAGGAGATCCAGGAGCTCTGCAGCCGGGTGACCGTCCTGCGCCGGGGCCGCGTTGCCGGCGAGGCCCCGGTCCCCGCCGAGACGGGGGCGCTCGTGCGGCTCATGTTCGGCCAGGAGATCCCTCGAGCGGCGCGCGCGCGGCCGGTGCTCGGCCCTCCGGTCCTCGAGATCGCCGGCCTGACCGTGAGCGATCTGCGCCTCAGCCTGGAGCGCGTCTCGCTCGAGGTGCGGGCCGGCGAGGTGGTCGGCCTCGCCGGGTTGGAAGGGAGCGGACAGCGGTTGTTCCTGCATGCGTGCGCCGGGCTGGTCCGCCCCATCGAAGGGCGGGTCCGCATCGGCGGCCGGGAGCTCGCGGGCCGGTCCTATCGCGATTTCCTCGCCGCGCACGTCGCCTATCTCCCGGCCGGGCGTCTCGGCGAAGGATTGGTGCCCGGGCTCACGCTGGCCGCGCACGTGGCCATCGCCGAGCGCCGGCCGTCACCGCTGGTCGACTGGCCGGGCGTACACCGCTCCGCCGCCCGGCGCATCCGCGAGTTCAACATCCGCGGCGCGCCGGAGACGGACGTCGGGGCCCTGTCCGGCGGCAACCAGCAGCGCGCGCTGCTCGCGCTCCTGCCCGACCGCGTCACGGTCCTCCTCATGGAGCACCCGACCCGCGGCCTCGATCTCGAGTCCGCCGAAGAGATCTGGCGGCGGCTCCTCGAACGTCGCGCGGACGGCACGGCGATCGTCTTTTCCTCGTCGGACCTCGACGAACTGCGCGACCGGAGCGACCGCATCGTCGTGTTCTCGGGCGGGCGCGTCGCCGGACCGATCGACGCGCGCGCCACGACGGTGGAACAGTTGGGCGAGCTCATCGGTGGGAGGCCCCTCTGA
- a CDS encoding BMP family ABC transporter substrate-binding protein, with translation MVPATAAGAGFPFGVVLVGPHNDHGWSEAHFIGAQYAERKVPGARMVYVDNVNPAAKPGVTVPQVVDDLVSKGAKLVLTTSDDFKDGTLEAAKSHPELPIINVSGDQAWRAGKDYKAPPNESNFMGRMEYMKMVGGCAASLTTRTGKIGFLGPLANDETRRLADSAYLGARYC, from the coding sequence ATGGTCCCCGCGACGGCCGCCGGCGCGGGATTTCCGTTCGGCGTGGTTCTCGTGGGGCCGCATAACGACCATGGATGGAGCGAAGCGCACTTCATCGGCGCCCAATACGCGGAGCGCAAGGTGCCCGGCGCGCGGATGGTCTACGTCGACAACGTGAACCCCGCGGCCAAGCCCGGCGTCACCGTGCCGCAGGTGGTGGACGACCTCGTCTCCAAGGGCGCGAAGCTCGTCCTGACGACCTCGGACGACTTCAAAGACGGGACGCTCGAGGCCGCGAAGAGCCATCCGGAGCTGCCGATCATCAACGTCTCGGGCGATCAGGCGTGGCGGGCCGGCAAAGACTACAAGGCGCCCCCGAACGAGAGCAACTTCATGGGCCGGATGGAATACATGAAGATGGTCGGCGGCTGCGCCGCATCACTCACGACGCGCACCGGCAAGATCGGCTTCCTCGGTCCCCTCGCGAACGATGAGACGCGCCGCCTGGCCGATTCCGCCTACCTCGGCGCGCGGTACTGCTGA
- a CDS encoding polyamine ABC transporter substrate-binding protein yields the protein MPHRGWSRREMLRMGGCITGGVLASAAASRIAPLAFAQGGAGQVIVRALGGAYEDAERRAIFDPFTKATGIKVVTVPATQTQVLAMVRSGSVQLDVLDLGESGTILLDRAQALAPIDYGKFKLTNPSDLNAPIRRPNMVGNIYFATVLGYSATNFAKIHPRTWAEFWDVERFPGPRSLEGIEAGDVPLEFALLADGVPVEKLYPIDVDRALHSLGRIKKSILKWWTTGAESAALLESGQAVAMDIWNGRIQGPIDKGAPLAIEWNQAMRLKQFWSIVRGAPNAGNALHFIDFALQPHVQADLARYIPYGPTNKRAFRYVTKADAEKLVSSPQHFKVSFDEDAYWWADHLDAVAKRWQTWLLQG from the coding sequence ATGCCACATCGCGGATGGTCGCGGCGGGAAATGCTTCGTATGGGCGGGTGCATCACCGGAGGTGTGCTCGCATCAGCGGCGGCCTCCAGGATCGCTCCGCTGGCGTTTGCGCAGGGCGGTGCGGGGCAGGTGATCGTGCGCGCGCTCGGCGGCGCGTACGAGGACGCCGAACGCCGCGCGATTTTCGATCCGTTCACGAAGGCCACCGGGATCAAGGTGGTCACCGTGCCCGCGACGCAGACCCAGGTCCTGGCGATGGTCCGTTCGGGCAGCGTGCAGCTGGATGTCCTGGATCTGGGAGAGAGCGGGACCATTCTACTCGATCGTGCGCAGGCGCTGGCTCCGATCGACTACGGCAAGTTCAAGCTGACCAATCCCTCCGATCTCAACGCGCCGATTCGCCGTCCGAACATGGTCGGCAACATTTACTTTGCGACCGTGCTCGGATACTCCGCGACGAACTTCGCCAAAATCCATCCGAGGACGTGGGCGGAGTTCTGGGACGTGGAGCGCTTCCCGGGCCCGCGGTCCCTGGAGGGTATCGAGGCCGGCGACGTCCCGCTCGAATTTGCGCTCCTCGCGGACGGCGTCCCGGTGGAGAAACTGTATCCGATAGACGTGGATCGCGCGCTGCATTCGCTCGGCCGGATCAAGAAGTCCATCCTGAAATGGTGGACGACCGGCGCGGAATCCGCCGCGCTGCTGGAGAGCGGACAGGCCGTGGCGATGGACATCTGGAACGGCCGCATTCAAGGCCCGATCGACAAGGGCGCGCCGCTCGCGATCGAGTGGAACCAGGCGATGCGGTTGAAGCAGTTTTGGTCGATCGTTCGTGGAGCCCCGAACGCCGGCAACGCGCTGCACTTCATCGACTTCGCGCTCCAGCCGCACGTGCAGGCCGATCTCGCGCGGTACATTCCCTACGGTCCCACGAACAAGAGGGCGTTCCGGTACGTCACGAAGGCGGACGCGGAGAAGCTCGTCAGCAGCCCCCAGCACTTCAAGGTGTCGTTCGACGAGGACGCCTACTGGTGGGCCGATCATCTCGACGCGGTGGCGAAGCGGTGGCAGACCTGGCTTCTCCAAGGGTAG
- a CDS encoding ABC transporter ATP-binding protein has translation MADLASPRVGEAAALVLLNVRKQYGDVTVLDNLSLTVAPGEFFTLLGPSGSGKTTTLMLWAGFVLPSAGRVVIGGRDVSTVPPYRRNLGMVFQHYALFPHLTVAQNIAFPLEMRRWRRPAIRARVAELLELVRLGGLAERLPRHLSGGQQQRVAVARALAASPPAILMDEPLGALDRKLREELQVELRRVHRATGATVAYVTHDQAEALILSDRVAVMRDGRIEQVEAPATLYEHPATRFVAEFLGDANFFAGRVVAHQPDAAVVETGDGMRLRIPPVGAVGGEVLVMVRPERLRLLNGGDDPPNVISGTLTDRAYNGLVVRYQVTTAARKEIVLSVPSFSAPPVEVGMPVRVGWAIEAGRVVAP, from the coding sequence GTGGCAGACCTGGCTTCTCCAAGGGTAGGGGAGGCGGCCGCCCTCGTACTGCTGAATGTCAGGAAACAGTACGGGGACGTTACAGTTCTCGACAATCTATCGCTGACCGTAGCGCCCGGCGAGTTTTTCACGCTGTTGGGTCCGAGCGGCTCGGGTAAGACGACGACGCTGATGTTGTGGGCGGGGTTCGTCCTGCCGTCGGCTGGCCGGGTGGTGATCGGGGGGCGCGACGTGTCGACGGTGCCCCCATACCGCCGCAACCTCGGCATGGTCTTTCAGCATTACGCGCTGTTTCCCCATCTGACGGTGGCGCAAAACATCGCGTTTCCACTCGAGATGCGCCGGTGGCGGCGCCCCGCCATCCGGGCGCGGGTCGCCGAGTTGTTGGAGTTGGTGCGCCTGGGCGGGCTGGCCGAGCGCCTGCCCCGCCATCTCTCGGGTGGCCAGCAGCAGCGGGTCGCGGTGGCCCGCGCCCTCGCCGCGTCGCCTCCGGCGATCCTGATGGATGAACCCCTGGGAGCGCTCGACCGCAAATTGCGTGAGGAACTGCAGGTTGAACTGCGACGCGTCCATCGCGCGACCGGTGCGACCGTCGCGTACGTGACCCACGACCAAGCCGAGGCGCTGATCCTGTCGGACCGCGTGGCGGTGATGCGCGACGGACGCATCGAGCAGGTCGAGGCCCCCGCAACGCTGTACGAACACCCGGCCACGCGCTTTGTCGCGGAATTTCTGGGTGACGCGAATTTCTTCGCCGGCCGCGTCGTTGCGCATCAGCCGGACGCCGCGGTGGTGGAAACCGGCGATGGGATGCGGCTGCGCATTCCGCCGGTCGGCGCCGTCGGCGGAGAGGTGCTCGTGATGGTGCGGCCGGAGCGCCTCCGTCTCCTCAACGGCGGGGACGATCCGCCGAACGTGATCTCCGGCACGTTGACCGACCGTGCCTACAACGGGCTGGTCGTCCGGTACCAGGTTACGACCGCGGCGCGGAAAGAGATCGTGTTGAGCGTACCCTCGTTCAGCGCGCCGCCGGTAGAGGT
- a CDS encoding ABC transporter permease, which translates to MILRVLGASPAQAYWLIVSGAFGRPERVTFVLAAWAPILLAAAGLLVTFAAGLWNIGIEGQVIFGAIFAAGALQALAQVPPWAALLLAAGAAAVGGGLWALLAGALRAYGRVNEIFGGLGLNFIAGSFTVYLVLGPWARPGIASTSGTLPFPPALWLPSFRIPPVAVPVEVLAGFAATAAVSAALRGTYFGLYLSAMGKGLRAAELRGIPTTREMLRAFALCGGLAGLAGFVLIAGAYSRHQLFPLISGGNGFLAILVVLLGGRSPIACILISGAFAAISMGSLQLPLAMQLDSSMGAVIQGTLVLSMILVRGLRAGLVSRSG; encoded by the coding sequence GTGATCCTCCGGGTGCTGGGGGCATCGCCGGCGCAGGCCTACTGGCTCATCGTGAGCGGCGCATTCGGCCGGCCGGAGCGCGTCACGTTCGTCCTGGCGGCGTGGGCGCCGATTCTCCTCGCCGCGGCCGGCCTGCTCGTCACCTTCGCCGCCGGGCTGTGGAACATCGGGATCGAGGGTCAGGTGATCTTCGGCGCCATCTTTGCGGCCGGCGCGCTGCAGGCGCTGGCCCAGGTACCGCCGTGGGCCGCGCTTCTTCTCGCGGCCGGCGCGGCGGCCGTCGGGGGCGGCCTGTGGGCGCTGCTGGCCGGCGCGCTGCGCGCGTACGGCCGCGTCAACGAAATCTTCGGCGGCCTCGGACTCAACTTCATCGCCGGCAGCTTCACCGTGTACCTCGTGCTGGGCCCCTGGGCGCGGCCCGGCATCGCGTCGACGAGCGGGACGCTGCCGTTTCCACCGGCGCTGTGGCTCCCGAGTTTTCGGATCCCTCCGGTGGCCGTCCCGGTCGAAGTGCTCGCCGGGTTCGCGGCCACGGCGGCCGTGTCCGCCGCGCTGCGCGGCACCTATTTCGGCCTGTATCTGTCGGCGATGGGCAAGGGTCTGCGCGCGGCCGAACTCCGGGGCATTCCCACGACCCGTGAGATGCTCCGGGCGTTTGCGCTCTGCGGAGGTCTGGCGGGGCTGGCCGGCTTTGTCTTGATCGCGGGCGCGTACTCGCGTCACCAGCTTTTTCCGCTGATTTCCGGGGGCAACGGATTCCTCGCCATTCTTGTCGTCCTGCTCGGCGGGCGGAGTCCGATCGCGTGCATCCTGATCTCGGGCGCATTCGCGGCGATCTCGATGGGCAGTCTGCAGCTGCCGCTCGCGATGCAACTCGATTCGTCGATGGGCGCCGTCATCCAGGGCACCCTGGTGCTGTCCATGATTCTCGTGCGGGGCCTCCGGGCGGGGCTCGTGTCCAGGAGCGGCTGA
- a CDS encoding dihydrodipicolinate synthase family protein: MTLAGIYPITPTPFDEQGRVDTASIETMTAFMVQAGVDGLAILGVMGEADRLTDAERDHVVEAFRRALPGGKALVVGAGANGTDVAIAACRRAEALGADALLVAPPRLQNDGALFGYYERVAKAATVPIVIQDYPPATGVLMAPPLLARLYIELERVKYVKLEDAPTGPKMERIRALAPDRGFGIFGALGGVYALEELERGAVGIMSGLAYPELLVRLYRLHRAADAAAAASLFYDFVALARFEFQPGLGVSMRKEILVRRGAIRTATVRHPGAVADPITLRQLDRIVEHLVARGHLEPAVAR; the protein is encoded by the coding sequence ATGACGCTCGCCGGGATCTACCCGATCACACCCACCCCCTTTGACGAGCAGGGGCGGGTCGACACCGCCAGCATCGAGACCATGACCGCGTTCATGGTGCAGGCCGGCGTCGACGGTCTGGCGATCCTCGGCGTCATGGGCGAGGCCGACCGTCTCACGGACGCGGAGCGGGATCACGTGGTGGAGGCGTTCCGCCGCGCGCTCCCCGGCGGGAAGGCGCTCGTCGTCGGCGCCGGAGCGAACGGCACGGACGTCGCGATCGCCGCCTGCCGGCGGGCCGAGGCGCTGGGCGCCGACGCGCTGCTCGTCGCGCCGCCCCGCCTTCAGAACGACGGGGCCCTGTTCGGATATTACGAGCGCGTCGCGAAGGCGGCCACCGTGCCGATTGTGATTCAAGACTACCCGCCGGCGACCGGCGTGCTCATGGCGCCGCCGCTCCTCGCCCGGCTCTATATCGAATTGGAGCGGGTCAAGTACGTGAAACTCGAAGACGCGCCGACCGGGCCCAAGATGGAGCGGATCCGCGCGCTCGCCCCCGATCGGGGGTTCGGGATCTTCGGCGCCCTCGGCGGCGTCTACGCCCTCGAAGAGCTCGAGCGGGGCGCCGTCGGGATCATGAGCGGCCTCGCCTATCCCGAACTGCTGGTGCGGCTCTACCGGCTCCACCGCGCGGCGGACGCCGCGGCGGCCGCATCACTCTTCTACGACTTTGTGGCCCTGGCCCGCTTCGAGTTCCAGCCGGGCCTCGGCGTCTCGATGCGCAAAGAGATCCTCGTCCGCCGCGGAGCGATCCGCACGGCCACGGTGCGACACCCCGGCGCCGTCGCGGATCCCATCACCTTGCGGCAGCTCGACCGTATCGTCGAACACCTCGTCGCACGCGGGCACCTCGAACCCGCCGTGGCGCGCTGA
- a CDS encoding dihydroorotase family protein gives MCELVVRGRVVLPERIIDDGYVAVEGGRIAAIGVAAAGLPGAARTVAAGASYVLPGVVDTHVHTRSEPAEGITRCTEAAVAGGVTTIVDMPYDMPAAVPDLETFERKVEDVGTEAVCDVALYGTIRKEGGLDAIEPLARAGACAFKVSTYESHPVRFPRIPDGELLEAFRRIGATGRLVAVHCENQDIIDRAIARARAAGDTGPLAHGRTRSPVSETEAVNRVLELARHADVRVHIVHASVTRSFDLVERYRAEGVRATAETCIQYLVLDEQAMERLGPLAKINPPLRSRRDVQGLWAYLAAGRIDQVTSDHAPWALAQKRDRADIFASSSGAPGVETLLPLLYHAGVAAGRVSMLDLARLLAERPARTFGLFPRKGVLAPGSDGDLVIFDPDATWTVRGAELHSGVGWTPYEGMELRGRVTHSFVRGRPSYEQGRVVARAGDGVFVRPTGETAPPV, from the coding sequence ATGTGTGAGCTCGTCGTCCGCGGCCGGGTGGTCCTGCCGGAACGGATCATCGACGACGGCTACGTCGCGGTGGAGGGCGGGCGGATCGCGGCGATCGGCGTCGCGGCGGCCGGCTTACCCGGGGCGGCACGGACGGTGGCCGCGGGCGCTTCCTACGTGCTGCCGGGTGTGGTCGACACGCACGTGCACACGCGCAGCGAACCGGCCGAGGGCATCACGCGCTGCACCGAGGCCGCGGTGGCCGGCGGGGTCACGACGATCGTCGACATGCCCTACGACATGCCCGCGGCGGTGCCCGACCTCGAGACCTTCGAGCGCAAGGTCGAGGACGTCGGCACCGAAGCCGTCTGCGACGTGGCCCTGTACGGCACGATCCGGAAGGAGGGCGGCCTCGACGCGATCGAGCCGCTCGCCCGGGCGGGCGCCTGCGCCTTCAAAGTGTCGACGTACGAGTCGCATCCGGTCCGCTTCCCGCGCATTCCCGACGGCGAGCTGCTGGAGGCGTTTCGCCGCATCGGGGCCACCGGGCGGCTCGTCGCGGTGCATTGCGAGAACCAGGACATCATCGACCGGGCGATCGCCCGCGCGCGCGCGGCCGGCGACACCGGCCCTCTGGCCCACGGCCGCACCCGGTCGCCGGTGTCGGAAACCGAAGCGGTGAACCGCGTCCTGGAACTCGCCCGCCACGCGGACGTCCGCGTCCACATCGTGCACGCCAGCGTGACGCGGTCGTTCGATCTCGTCGAGCGCTACCGGGCCGAGGGTGTGCGGGCCACGGCCGAGACGTGCATCCAGTACCTGGTCCTCGACGAGCAGGCGATGGAACGGCTCGGCCCGCTCGCCAAGATCAACCCGCCGTTGCGGTCGCGCCGCGACGTGCAGGGCCTCTGGGCGTATCTCGCCGCCGGGCGGATTGATCAGGTCACCTCCGATCACGCGCCCTGGGCGCTCGCGCAGAAGCGGGACCGCGCCGACATCTTTGCGAGCTCCTCCGGCGCCCCCGGCGTGGAAACCCTGCTGCCGCTCCTGTATCATGCCGGCGTCGCCGCGGGACGCGTCTCGATGCTCGACCTGGCGCGGCTACTGGCGGAGCGGCCGGCAAGAACCTTCGGGCTGTTCCCGCGCAAGGGCGTGCTCGCGCCGGGCTCCGACGGGGATCTCGTCATCTTCGATCCGGATGCGACCTGGACGGTCCGCGGGGCGGAACTCCACAGCGGCGTCGGGTGGACGCCGTACGAAGGGATGGAGCTGCGCGGCCGGGTCACGCACTCGTTCGTGCGGGGCCGGCCGTCCTACGAGCAGGGTCGCGTCGTCGCGCGCGCCGGCGACGGGGTGTTCGTGCGGCCGACGGGCGAGACCGCGCCTCCGGTCTAG
- a CDS encoding ABC transporter permease, with the protein MDPLPLAAAVVAASPPVVFAVLGETLAEKSGVINLSLDGLILLSAMVAFAAARAAGSLPAGIAAAMAVGAVAGLVVAVASLTLRQHQVATGFVLTLLCQNLAYVLGTPVAHVPGPQVPHAPLPLLGHWPIVGPVFFDQDPLVYLSLAATAAVWWYLSKTAPGLVLRGAGEQPAAALARGINVVRVRYLYTLVGGALVGLGGAAFSLAVKPGWSRPYGIEGTGWIVLAIVIFGNWDPIRGVAGAYLFVLLQTLGTALQTLMPTIPTQLFPTLPFPLMIAALLLVTVGNSEWIHRGLHRLPAGTRRRFLRVLRALQSSPPASLGAPVEPE; encoded by the coding sequence ATGGACCCGCTGCCGCTGGCCGCAGCGGTCGTGGCGGCCTCGCCCCCTGTCGTCTTCGCCGTGCTCGGCGAAACACTCGCGGAGAAGTCCGGCGTCATCAACCTGTCGCTCGACGGGTTGATACTCTTGAGCGCCATGGTCGCCTTCGCCGCCGCGCGGGCCGCCGGCAGCCTGCCGGCCGGCATCGCCGCGGCGATGGCCGTCGGCGCGGTCGCGGGCCTCGTCGTCGCGGTGGCGAGCCTCACGCTGCGCCAGCATCAGGTCGCGACCGGCTTCGTCCTGACGCTCCTGTGCCAGAACCTCGCTTATGTATTGGGGACGCCCGTGGCCCACGTGCCGGGGCCGCAGGTCCCGCACGCGCCGCTCCCGCTGCTCGGGCACTGGCCCATCGTGGGGCCGGTGTTCTTCGATCAGGATCCGCTCGTCTACCTGAGCCTGGCCGCGACTGCGGCGGTCTGGTGGTATCTGTCCAAGACCGCGCCGGGACTCGTCTTGCGGGGGGCCGGCGAGCAGCCCGCGGCCGCGCTGGCCCGAGGCATCAATGTCGTGCGCGTCCGCTACCTCTATACGTTGGTGGGGGGCGCGCTTGTGGGGCTCGGCGGCGCCGCGTTTTCCTTGGCCGTCAAACCTGGCTGGAGCCGTCCGTACGGCATCGAAGGCACAGGTTGGATTGTGCTGGCCATCGTCATCTTCGGCAACTGGGATCCGATCCGCGGGGTCGCCGGCGCCTACCTGTTTGTCCTGCTCCAGACGCTCGGGACCGCACTGCAGACCCTGATGCCCACCATCCCGACGCAGCTGTTCCCGACGCTCCCGTTCCCCCTCATGATCGCCGCCCTGCTGCTGGTGACCGTCGGAAATTCGGAGTGGATCCACCGCGGGCTCCACCGGCTCCCGGCCGGGACCCGGCGCCGGTTCCTCCGCGTGCTCCGCGCCCTGCAGTCGTCGCCGCCCGCGTCGCTCGGCGCACCTGTGGAGCCGGAGTAG
- a CDS encoding copper amine oxidase N-terminal domain-containing protein: MSTKRVLWATLLLAVAVAMAAPVPAGAQGLIRVFIDGRPVNFDVPPTAIQGRVLVPLRGIFEQLGATVDYDARTQHILAVRGGQTVELTVGSRQARVNTAPKLLDVPAFTINGRTMVPLRFISEALGAGVQWIEANQTILISSSGSAPAAAPPPVATSSQVAGRLMAVSTGQTPQIVVRSNGQDYTFAVTPQTAIYRYNADTNAGGSAALGTLKAGDHVVVDTSGGNQATKITASYRLSPAGRIAHVSAGDRTVTLANGTTYVVLPDAQITLNGQASDFSALQNGRAARFYVVQGTNQAYQVAVSIPTSTAPVPVAMKVPTITSPGNGATVGSTITVQGRAQPGALVVVTAQPRLAGQSARSTTTAGADGNWRVSLNLQSFPLVAFPYVISAVQIVNGAQSDAASIEVSVQ; encoded by the coding sequence ATGTCTACGAAACGCGTGCTGTGGGCCACTCTCCTCCTGGCTGTTGCCGTCGCGATGGCTGCGCCCGTGCCGGCGGGCGCGCAGGGGCTGATCCGGGTGTTCATCGACGGCCGTCCCGTCAACTTCGACGTGCCGCCGACCGCCATCCAGGGCCGCGTGCTGGTGCCCTTGCGCGGCATCTTCGAGCAGCTCGGAGCTACCGTTGACTACGACGCCCGGACGCAGCACATCCTCGCCGTCCGCGGCGGACAGACCGTCGAGTTGACCGTCGGGTCCCGTCAGGCCCGCGTCAACACTGCGCCAAAACTGCTCGACGTGCCGGCCTTCACCATCAACGGCCGCACGATGGTGCCGTTGCGCTTCATCAGCGAGGCGCTTGGCGCCGGCGTCCAATGGATCGAGGCGAATCAGACGATCCTGATCAGCAGCAGCGGCAGCGCGCCGGCCGCGGCGCCGCCGCCCGTCGCGACAAGCAGCCAGGTCGCGGGCCGTCTCATGGCCGTGTCCACCGGGCAGACTCCCCAGATCGTCGTGCGCTCCAACGGGCAGGACTACACGTTTGCGGTGACGCCGCAGACGGCGATCTATCGCTACAACGCCGACACGAACGCCGGCGGCTCCGCGGCGCTCGGGACTTTGAAGGCGGGCGACCACGTGGTCGTTGACACCAGCGGCGGCAATCAGGCGACGAAGATCACGGCGTCGTACCGGTTGTCCCCCGCGGGCCGCATCGCGCACGTGAGCGCCGGCGACCGGACGGTGACGCTCGCCAACGGCACAACGTATGTCGTCCTGCCGGATGCGCAGATCACCCTGAACGGGCAGGCGTCGGACTTCAGCGCGCTGCAGAACGGCCGCGCGGCGCGATTCTACGTCGTCCAGGGAACGAATCAAGCGTACCAGGTCGCCGTCTCAATCCCCACGAGCACGGCGCCCGTGCCGGTCGCGATGAAGGTGCCCACGATCACGTCGCCGGGGAACGGCGCGACGGTCGGCAGCACCATCACGGTGCAGGGCCGGGCGCAGCCGGGGGCGCTCGTCGTCGTGACCGCCCAGCCGCGGCTGGCCGGCCAGTCGGCTCGTTCGACGACGACGGCCGGCGCGGACGGCAACTGGCGGGTGTCGCTGAACCTCCAGTCGTTTCCGCTGGTCGCGTTTCCGTACGTCATCAGCGCGGTGCAGATTGTGAACGGCGCACAGTCCGACGCAGCCAGCATCGAGGTGTCGGTCCAGTAG